Within the Marixanthomonas sp. SCSIO 43207 genome, the region TATAAAAAACACCTCCCGGTTTTAATCGCTCGCTTATCATCTTTGCCCAAGGTTTTAAATCTGGAAGCCAGCCAATAACTCCATAACTTGTAAAAACAATATCAAACGTTTCGGAAATAAATTTTGAAGTGTCTAAAACATTACAACATACAAAGGTTGCTTTTTCATTAAGTTCATTAGATAATTGTTTTGCCAACCTAATTGCGTTTTCTGAAATATCAACTCCTGTACAATTTGCGCCTAACCTGCTCCAGCTTAACGTATCTTGACCAAAATGACATTGAAGATGTAGGAGTGACTTTCCGGCTACATTACCTAGCGCTTCAATTTCATATGAATTGAGTGACGATTTACCCTCCTTAAAAGCTTGAAGATCATAAAATTTACTTTTAGCATGTACATCTACCTTTTTATCCCAGGTTTGCTTATTTATCTGAAAAGCTTTATTAGTATCCACGTAATTATTTTTTATTTAAAAGTACTAAATATTCTAGATTAAGTTTTTGTTTAATTTTAACATATTTTAATTAAACAAAAATTAATTTTAAAAGATGAAATACTTTTCAGAAGAAGATTTACAACAATTGGAAAAATTGTTCCGTATAAATTTAATTAACAGTTGCACAGGATACAAATCGGCCAACCTACTTGCTACAAAATCTAAAGACGGAATTGAAAACGTAGCTATTTTTAGTAGCGTGATTCATTTGGGAAGCAATCCGCCCTTACTGGGTTTTATTTTAAGGCCAACCACCGTAGCTAGAAACACCTACGACAACCTTAAAAAAACACATGTTTTTACAGTAAATCATGTACATAAAGATAATATTGAGGACGCACATCACACTTCGGCAAAATATGGTGGTGAAATTTCTGAATTTGACAAAACAAATCTCAATGCCGAATATAAAAATGGGTTTTATGCTCCATTTGTAAAAGGTGCAAATATTCAAATAGGATGTTCTTTTAAAAACGAATATTTTATTAAAGAAAATGATTGTTTATTAATTATAGGTGCTATAAAACATTTATATATAAAAGATGATGCGCTACAAGATGATGGATTTATTTCATTAGAAAAAACACATTCAGTTGCCATAAACGGATTGGATGGATATACCTTACCAAATTTGTTGGCACGATTTGAATACGCCAGACCTAAAGAATAAAATGCCTCATAAAAAAGAACATTTACCTACAAAAATATGCCCTGTTTGTAACAGACCTTTTACGTGGCGAAAGAAATGGGAACGTGATTGGCAACACGTAAAGTATTGTAGCAAACGATGTAAAAAACAAAAAAATGAAAAATAGTTTAGTTTGGTTTACAAATAACCTGCGTGTATTTGACAATAAGGTATTAAAAGAAGCTTGTGACCAAGCAGATACTATGTATGCTATATATTGTTTTGACCCTAGACAATTTGCCGAAACACAATTTGGATTTAAAAAAACAGGTGTTTTTAGAGCACAATTTTTAATTGAATCTGTACAAAATCTTTCAGAAAATCTTAAGCGGTTAAACATTCCGCTTTATATAAAGTTTGCTAAACCTGAAGAGCAAATACCGAAACTTTGTCAAAAACATAATATTACTCACGTATACCATCAAAATGAATGGACGCAAGAAGAAAAAAAGTGTATTAAAAACGTTTCAAAAGCCATCCCCAATACAGTTAATCTAGTAGGTTATTATGATCAATTTTTATTTCATCCTGAAGACATTCCATATAATTCAATATCAGATATTTCAGATGTTTTTACTGCTTTCAGAAAAAAATGCGAAAAACATAGTTTAATACATCAACCACTAGAAAAGCCTGAAAAATATAGTGACAAAAATTGGTTTAATACGCAAACAAAGACACCAACAATTGAAGAGCTGGGCTTAAAACCTAAAAAGAAAAACCCGCAAACAGCTTTTCCTTTTTCAGGAGGAGAGAAAGCCGCATGGGGCCGTTTGCAAAACTATTTTTGGGAAACAAAAAACCTTTCACAATACAAGCACACAAGAAACGGATTGATAGGCAAAAATTACAGTTCAAAATTTTCTGCTTGGCTGTCAAATGGCTCTCTATCACCTCGCGCTATTTATTCTGAAGTAAAAAAATATGAATCTAAAGTTGAAAAAAATCAAGATACCTATTGGTTGATTTTTGAATTAATTTGGAGAGATTACTTCAAGTTTATTTCACTCAAATACGGAAATGCTATTTTTAAACAAGGAGGCATATTACATAAAGAATACAGCTGGAAAAAAGACAGTGCAATTATTTCAAACTGGATAGAAGGTGTTACAAAATATGATTTTGTCAATGCCAATATGAAAGAAATTGCTGCTACAGGATTTATGAGTAACCGCGGACGCCAAAATGTGGCAAGTTATTTTGCTAAAGAAATGAAACAAGACTGGCGTGTGGGAGCAAGTTATTTTGAAAGTATGCTAATAGATTATGATGTACACAGTAACTGGGGAAACTGGATGTATAATTCTGGCGTGGGGAACGACCCTAGAGATAGAAAGTTCAATATAGAAAGTCAAGCAGAGCGATATGATAAAGATAAAAAATACAGAGATTTATGGCTGAAAAAAAGGTAAAAACACTTCGGTTAATTTTAGGCGATCAATTAAACTATAAGCATTCGTGGTACAAAAACACAGATAAAAATTGTCTTTATTTTATTGCCGAGATGGAACAAGAAACCAATTACGTTCCACATCATATTCAAAAAGTAGTGGCGTTTTTTCAAAGTATGCGAAATTTTTCAGATTGGCTTAGAGATAACGATCACAAAGTTGTGTATTATAAGCTTGATGGTAAAAACAATGCTCAAGATTTAACAAAAAACCTCAACCATATAATTGAAAGTCACGATATCAAAAAGTTTGAATATCAACTTCCTGATGAATACAGACTTGATGAGCAGTTGCAAAAATTTTGCAATTCACTTACCATAGATTATGAAACGTGTACCACAGAACATTTTTATACAGAGCGAAATGAACTAGCAGAATTTTATGAAGGAAAAAAGGAAATGACTATGGAGTATTTTTACCGTCATATGCGCAAGAAGCACGATATTATGATGGTAAACGACAAAGATCCTGAAGG harbors:
- a CDS encoding bifunctional 2-polyprenyl-6-hydroxyphenol methylase/3-demethylubiquinol 3-O-methyltransferase UbiG; this translates as MDTNKAFQINKQTWDKKVDVHAKSKFYDLQAFKEGKSSLNSYEIEALGNVAGKSLLHLQCHFGQDTLSWSRLGANCTGVDISENAIRLAKQLSNELNEKATFVCCNVLDTSKFISETFDIVFTSYGVIGWLPDLKPWAKMISERLKPGGVFYMVEFHPIAWMFDYLKNPPELAYAYHQKEAIYEEYQGTYADTDSTIISKEYGWNHSLGEVVTSLCDAGLQIEFLKEHDSSPYDIFPNLKQNSNAMFEMTSKLYPLVFEIKAIKKGTP
- a CDS encoding flavin reductase family protein, coding for MKYFSEEDLQQLEKLFRINLINSCTGYKSANLLATKSKDGIENVAIFSSVIHLGSNPPLLGFILRPTTVARNTYDNLKKTHVFTVNHVHKDNIEDAHHTSAKYGGEISEFDKTNLNAEYKNGFYAPFVKGANIQIGCSFKNEYFIKENDCLLIIGAIKHLYIKDDALQDDGFISLEKTHSVAINGLDGYTLPNLLARFEYARPKE
- a CDS encoding DUF2256 domain-containing protein codes for the protein MPHKKEHLPTKICPVCNRPFTWRKKWERDWQHVKYCSKRCKKQKNEK
- a CDS encoding DASH family cryptochrome, yielding MKNSLVWFTNNLRVFDNKVLKEACDQADTMYAIYCFDPRQFAETQFGFKKTGVFRAQFLIESVQNLSENLKRLNIPLYIKFAKPEEQIPKLCQKHNITHVYHQNEWTQEEKKCIKNVSKAIPNTVNLVGYYDQFLFHPEDIPYNSISDISDVFTAFRKKCEKHSLIHQPLEKPEKYSDKNWFNTQTKTPTIEELGLKPKKKNPQTAFPFSGGEKAAWGRLQNYFWETKNLSQYKHTRNGLIGKNYSSKFSAWLSNGSLSPRAIYSEVKKYESKVEKNQDTYWLIFELIWRDYFKFISLKYGNAIFKQGGILHKEYSWKKDSAIISNWIEGVTKYDFVNANMKEIAATGFMSNRGRQNVASYFAKEMKQDWRVGASYFESMLIDYDVHSNWGNWMYNSGVGNDPRDRKFNIESQAERYDKDKKYRDLWLKKR